One region of Ananas comosus cultivar F153 linkage group 9, ASM154086v1, whole genome shotgun sequence genomic DNA includes:
- the LOC109715442 gene encoding uncharacterized protein LOC109715442, translated as MIDDNIVGIGEGVGEGVDEGVGEGVDEGVGEGTGEGAGEGVGEDIGGAIGENVGQVAEEAVDEDIGENIGEAFGEDVGQVAKEPVDESDAMLSEDSFRSLKTDDSDLEDNMDHVEAFSYDVNNPITEVGAKYPNVASFRDALTHFALLNEFEYNLQKSDLLRVTATYAKSNCKWRIHSSRLQDSLVFQIKTLQGEHTCTSANRCRNKVATQSWVCNRVIEWLRLEGDLSTTELRKRLQQKYHVDLTYSKIFRGKEMALSKIHGHWEYSYQRIYNFKEEIVRRNPGSHVEVKLQVINEEHYFQRVFLAFGPCIQGFLNGCRPYIALDGCHLKGKHRGVLISATSIDGNKSIFPIAFGVVESKNSNSWEWFLHGLKTAIGESEGLVFSSDRQKGLDEAVQVVYPRVEHRECMRHLYDNFKKKFRGDCYRDNLWAAAKAYIPNVYETSIAKVYEANPMAIEYLRQNHSYLWSRSKFGTIAKCDYLTNNISESFNAWISNDRHRPLIDMLDTIRQKIMVKMEDRRNRAKK; from the exons ATGATTGATGATAACATTGTGGGTATTGGTGAAGGTGTTGGTGAAGGTGTTgatgaaggtgttggtgaagGTGTTgatgaaggtgttggtgaagGTACTGGTGAAGGTGCTGGTGAAGGTGTTGGTGAAGATATTGGTGGAGCAATTGGTGAAAATGTTGGTCAAGTCGCCGAAGAAGCAGTTGATGAAGATATAGGTGAAAATATTGGTGAAGCATTTGGTGAAGATGTTGGTCAAGTTGCTAAAGAACCAGTTGATGAATCAGATGCAATGTTAAGTGAAGATAGCTTTCGTTCTCTTAAAACTGATGATTCTGATTTAGAGGATAATATGGATCATGTTGAAGCATTTTCATATGATGTGAATAACCCTATTACGGAAGTAGGAGCAAAATATCCAAATGTAGCTTCATTTAGAGATGCATTGACGCATTTTGCCCTACTAAATGAGTTTGAGTATAACCTACAAAAAAGTGATCTTTTGAGGGTAACTGCAACGTACGCAAAATCTAATTGCAAGTGGCGAATCCATTCATCTAGACTTCAAGATTCTTTAGTTTTTCAG ATAAAGACTTTACAAGGAGAGCACACATGCACGTCGGCCAATAGGTGTCGGAACAAAGTGGCAACACAATCGTGGGTGTGCAATAGGGTTATTGAGTGGCTACGGTTGGAAGGAGATTTATCTACAACTGAATTGCGGAAGAGACTGCAACAAAAATATCATGTGGACTTGACCTATTCCAAGATATTTAGGGGAAAAGAAATGGCATTGTCTAAGATTCATGGGCATTGGGAGTATTCGTATCAAagaatctataattttaaagagGAAATTGTTAGAAGAAATCCCGGCAGCCACGTGGAAGTAAAGCTGCAAGTGATTAATGAAGAGCATTATTTTCAGCGAGTTTTTCTTGCATTTGGTCCATGCATACAAGGATTCCTCAATGGATGTAGACCTTATATTGCATTAGATGGATGTCATCTCAAAGGAAAGCATAGAGGAGTTTTGATATCGGCCACAAGTATTGACGGAAATAAATCAATTTTTCCAATAGCTTTTGGTGTTGTGGAGTCGAAGAACTCGAATAGTTGGGAATGGTTTCTTCATGGGTTGAAGACAGCAATAGGAGAATCCGAAGGCCTAGTATTCTCCTCGGATAGACAAAAAGGCTTAGATGAGGCCGTTCAAGTTGTGTATCCAagagttgaacatagagaatgcaTGCGCCATCTTTATgacaacttcaaaaaaaaatttcgtgggGACTGCTATAGAGACAATCTGTGGGCCGCAGCGAAAGCATATATACCTAATGTTTACGAAACTAGCATCGCTAAGGTGTATGAAGCAAATCCAATGGCTATTGAATACTTGCGGCAAAACCATAGTTATTTGTGGAGTCGAAGTAAATTCGGAACGATTGCTAAGTGTGATTACTTGACTAACAATATTTCTGAATCATTCAACGCGTGGATATCTAATGATAGGCATAGACCATTGATTGATATGCTCGATACTATCCGGCAAAAAATAATGGTTAAGATGGAGGATAGAAGAAATAGAGCAAAAAAATAG